The nucleotide sequence TGGACGCCCGCGCCGCGCACGTGCAGGTGCCGCCGCTGCTGCTGCAGCCGCTGGTGGAGAACGCCATCCTCCACGGCCTGGCCAGCCGCCAGCAGGTGAGCGTGCACGTGCGGGTGCGCTTCGAGGACGAGCGTGTCCTCCTGGACGTGCAGGACGACGGGCCGGGCCCCGGGGCCTCGGCGCACCGGGGCAGCCAGACGAGTGTGAGCGACCTGCACGCGCGCGTGCGCCTGCTCTACGGGGAGCAGGGGGCCTTCGTCCTGGAGCCGGCCCCGGGAGGCGGCTGCATGGCGCGCATCGCGCTGCCAGCCGGGCACGCGGCATGAGGGTGCTCGTCGTGGACGACGAGGAGCCCGCGCGCCGGCGGCTGGGGCGCATGCTGCGGGAGCTGGCCGGAGTGGAGGTGGTGGGAGAGGCCGGGGACGCCGAGGAGACGCTGCGGCAGGTGGGCGCGCTCCGGCCGGACCTGCTGATGCTGGACATCCACATGCCTGGCATGGATGGGCTGACGCTGGCGCAGCTCCACACGGACCTGCCCCCCATCATCTTCGTCACGGCCCATGACGAGCACGCGGTGCGGGCGTTCGAGGTCAACGCGGTGGACTACCTGCTCAAGCCGGTGCGCCCCGAGCGGCTGGCCTCGGCGGTGGAGCGCGCGCGGCAGCGGCGGCTGGCCTCGCGGGAGGCCGTCTCGCGGGCGCTGGAGGCGGTGCGGCCCGCGGGGGCTTCCACCCGCATCGTCACCTCCACCGCGGGCACGCTGCGCTTCTTCGACGCGCGCGACATCCCCCGCTTCTGGTCCTCGGACAAGTACACCGTGTTCCTGGCGGAGGGCGTGGAGCAAATGACGGAGGAGCCGCTGTCCGCGCTGGAGGAGCGGCTGCGCGGGGCGGGCTTCCTGCGCGTGCACCGGGGCGAGCTGGTGCACACCGGCAGCATCAAGGCGCTGCGCGCCACCGACGGCATCCATGAGGTGGAGCTGCGCGACGGGCAGGTGGCGCGGGTGAGCCGCCGCCTGCTCGCGGAAGTGAAGCGGGGGCTCGGGCTGGACTGAGCGCCGTCCGTCCGCCGCGGGCCGCCATCCGTCGGCGAGAGGGGACCGCCCATCGGCCCGGGCCCCGGTGGACGGCCCGCTTCCCTACCTTGGGAGCATGCAACGCAAGCTCCTGCTGGCCGTGACAGTCCTGGGCATGCTGGCCGCCGGGACCGCCCTCTCCTTCCACCCTGGCCCCTCCGGCGACGGAGGCAACCCGCTCACCCGTCACGCGCTGGACGCGGCCTCGCACTACACGCTGTGCGGGCGCGTGGAGGAGCGGCTTCCAGCGGGGAGCTACCTCTACCTCCATGTGCGAGACGCCCGGGGCGCCGGCCACTGGGTGGCCACGCTGCGCGCCACCTCCCCGGCCGCCGACGAGGTCGAGGTGCGGGTGATGGCGCGCTCCGAGCGCTTCTCCTCACGGAGGCTCGGGCGTGACTTCACGCCCCTGCACTTCGGTGCCGTGTCCGGCGCCACTTCCTGCCGTACCCACTCCACCCCCAACCGGGAGCCGAACCCATGAAGCGCATCCTCCTGTCCTGCCTGACCCTGATTGCCCTGCCCGCCTGTGGCGGGGAAGAAGCCCCTCCGGCTGTCGTGCAGGAGGACCCTCTCGCGGACTGCACGCGAGACCGGATGGAGGCGGACCTGCAGGACGCACCGCTGGCCGGGCCCGCGGTGCGCGCGGACGGGACACTGGAGCCCGGACGCTACATCGTGAGCAGCACGTACCTGAGGCTGAGGCCGGAGCCCGCGGCGCTCGCCCGCTTCCAGGAGTTGATGGGCCCCATCTCCGATTCGCTGCGGGCCCAGCAGGGCCTCGTGGCCCTCCAGACGGCCTCGTCCGAGCGCTGCGGGACGGCGCGGACGCTCTCGGTGTGGAGGGATGAGGCCGCCATGTATGCCTTCGTCACGGGCTCCGCGCACCAGGCCGCGGTGGACTCGGTGCGAGAGGTAAGCCGTGGCGGCAGCATCGTCACGCACTGGGCGGACGACGAGCGCGGGGCGACCTGGAGCAAGGCGGCGCGGCAGCTCGGGGCCGACCCGGGCCCGTTCTACTGAACCGCCCGCGCTGCTTGGGGCTCGTCCACCCGCGGCGTCCGCTCCTTCCCCGGCTCCTGCCTCGCCGCCTGCCCGTCGTCAGCGGCGCCAGAGGGCGCGCTCACGCCGTCTCGTGGAGCAGCCCCGCCTGCGCGAGCGCGAAGAGCCGCTCGCGCGTCGTCTGCCAGGAGCGCGTCAGGAAGGGCGACGCCTCGCCCACGCGGCTCGACGCCTCGAGCAGCGGGAAGCTGGAGGCGGGCACTCGCTTCGTCCACCTCCTGTCCTCCCCCGGAACCCGCGTCGTCTTGCCGGCGAACGCCTGCCGCCCGATGCGGACCCGCCCATCCGGGAACCGGGCCTCGAGGTCGACGACGACGTGCGCGATAGCGCTCCAGGGCAGCGGGCGCTGCAGCCGGTGCGCCCACTCCACCAGCACGGCCAGGCCGCGCAGGACGTCATGGAAGTAGAAGCGCGGGAAGGTCAGCTGCGGCCACGCGGTCGCGCTCCCCCGCTCCTCCGCGTTGTGCACGGTGTCCGAGCCCCGGACGAGCGCACGCCCGATGAGGAAGCCCGCGGCGCGGTCCATGAACGCCACGTCCTCGGGGCGCGCGCGCACGGCCGTCAGGGCCAGCATCGCCTCCAGCGGCGGCACCGTGCCGACCATGGAGCTGGGGACCTCGCCCTGGACGCGGTACGCCTCCGGGTCGCAGCTCAGCCCGCCATCGGCCATCTGGTAGCGCGCGAACCAGTCGCGGGCCCAGGGAAGGCGGGCGTCTACATCGACGCCGCAGGCGAGCAGCACCGGCACGATGCACCCCAGGGCACAGTGGCAGTGCGAATCACGCGACGCATCCAGCCCGGCGGGCGTGTCCTCGGGGTGGATGGGGAAGATCGTCAGCGGACTGCGGGCGAGCGCGGCGACGAGTGCCTCGGTGGCGGCACGCGGAATCCGCCCCGTCTCGCCCCGCTCGTGCAGGAGCAGCAGGTGCCACCACGGCGAGTCCCACTTCGGCCAGTAGACGTCCGCCGCGAGGCTGGCGAGCGCCGCCTCCGAGCCGAGGTACTCGAGGGAGTGCTCCACCTCCCGCGCCGCGCCGTCGTCATGCGAGAACGCGGGCGCATCGTGATGCTCGAGACGTCGGAGGGTCGATGCAAGGTCCATGGCCAACGCCTATATCAGCCATGGCCGCCGTACTGGCGATGCGCATCAGCAGGCGGTCATCGTGTCCGGGGTTGCCAGGTCAGCCACTCCCCCGGGCGCGCCAGCTCCACGTTCACCTTCCGCTTCCGCGCTGCGGCCAGGAGCAGCGCTTCCGCGTCCGGGACCTCCTGGTAGTCCTCGGAGGCCGCGACGCCATAGTGGATGGGAACGAGGAGCCGCGCCCCCAGCACCACGGCCGCGGCGACTGCCTGCTCCGGTGTCAGGACGGCATGCACGTCGCTCACGGGCTTCCGCCAGCCGAAGCGTGCCCCGTTGATGGGCAGGAATGCCGCATCGAAGGGGCCGAACTGACGTCCGATGTGCCACCAGGACCCGTGCCACAGCGTGTCGCCGCAGTGGATGATGCGGCGGCCTCCGCCGGAGACGACCCAGGACACCTGGGTATCGCCGTAGCCGTCCGCCGCGGGAACGGCCGTGGCGGTGAAGTCATTGAGCAGGACCGGCTCGTAGAGCGGAGCGGACCGCACCCGGAACCCCGCCGCGGCGGCCGCGGTGGCGGTGTCCGGAGCGCACACCAGCGTGCCAGTGTCCCCCAGCACCTTGCGAACGGCCACCCGGTCGAAGTGGTCGGGATGGCGATGGGTCACCAGCACGAAGCGCCCGCCGTCGGCCACGTCCAGGGGGACGAGCGGGTCCTTCAGCGCGGGCCCCCACACAGCGGGGTCGAGCAATGGGTCCAGGAAGAGCGTGTCCCTCCCCAGCTGCAGCCGCACTCCGGCCCAGGCCAGCCGCTGTGCGCGAAGCGTCGCACTGTCGTCAGGCTTCGCCGCACGGCTCGTGCCAGGGGGCAGTAGCGCCGTGCCCGCGGCGAGAGAGAGCGCCGCGCGCAGGAAGTCCCGGCGGCCGGTCCGCTCCGGGGGTACGGCAGGGCGCTGCGTCCTCGGGGAGCTGTCTGTCTGGGGCATCCGTCCGCCTTCCTGGCAATGGGGCGCCAACGTTAAGGAGGCCCGTCTCCTGAGCGCAGCGAAACGATTTCGTGAAGTTGATGAACCGCGTTCATGTGAAGCTCCCCGGGCATGCTCGAGCTTCGTCACTTCAAGCTGATTGCCGCGGTCGCCGACACCGGAAGCCTGGCCGCGGCGAGCCGGCAACTCCACCTCACGTCCTCGGCACTGAGCCACCAGCTCCGCGACGCCGAGGAGCGGCTGGGCGTGCGGCTCTTCCAGCGCCGCCAGCGACGTCTGCTCCTGACCGGCGCGGGCGAGAAGCTGCTCGACTCGGCGCGGCGGGTCCTGAGCGAGGTGGCCCAGGCCGAGGCGCTCTGCCGTGCACACCCGCAGGACGACCTGCTCCGGCTCAGCACGGGCTGCTACACGGTGTATGGCTGGCTGCCGCCCATCCTGGGGCAGTGGCAGGCGGAGTACCCGCGCGCCGAGCTGCGCATCGTCCTGGAGGCCACGCGTCAGCCCCTCGACGCGCTGCTGAATGGCGGGCTGGACCTCGCGTTGACCACGGACGTCCCGCGGCAAGCCCGCCTGGCGCAGACCGCGCTCTTCGAGGACGAGCTCCTGCTGGTGGTTCCCGCGGGCCACGCTCTGGCGCGGCGCGGCCATGTCACGGCGGAGCAGCTGGTGTCAGAGCACCTGCTCACCTATGCCGCGCCCCGGGAGCAGCTCGATGTCTTCACGCGCGTGCTCTGGCCCGCGAGCGTCGAGCCGCAGCGGGTCTCCCCCGTGCCCCTCACCGAGGCCCTCATCGAGCTGGTGCGAGGAGGTGTCGGCGTGACGGCGCTGCCCGGATGGATGCTGCCAGCCCAGCGGCATGGACTGCACGCCCTCCGGCTCACGCCCCGCGGGATTCGCCGCCGCTGGAGCGCCGTCACCCGCACGTCCCGCCAGCGCCCCGCGTCCTTGACCCGCTTCATCCAGCTCCTGCGCGAGCGCTTCTCCTCGGGCGGGCCGAAGGCTCCCCAACTGCCGCTGGGCCTCGTGTGACGACTCACTGCCTGGGCGGCCGAGGGGTCGGGAAGCGAGACTGCGATGACTCGGAGGCCTGGAAGTCCTCACTCCCCGACGCTCGCCTCCAGCTTCAGTCTACTCTCATGGCATGGATGCAGCAGGTGTGGACGCGAAGGACCATCGACTGCCTGGTCGTTGGCATCCCGTTCGAAATCCTGACCTCTATCTGCTTCGCCAAGCTCCTTCCACTGGCGGCCTGGCAGGCCACCGAGGCCTTTGTCGCAGTCGCCCTGGTCGTCTTCTCCTGTGAGGAGCTGCTGCTGGCCCTGCTGCTCCGGTGGGCGCTGCAGCCGGTAGAGCGCTGGCGGAGCGTCCGAGGGACTCTCGACGAGACGGACGCGGTCATCCATCAAGCCCTGCTGCGCGCCTACTACACCCCCCGGTGGTTTACGGTGGCGTGGGGGGCCTCCTGGGCCCTCGCGCTGTCGAGCCTGCCAGCCGTGCTGGCGCTGCTTCTGCCGGAGCGCGTGCGCCTGGGGGAAAGGGAGCTGCTGCTCACCGGCCTCATCGTCCTCGCGACGGTCTCGGCCAAGGCCGTCGTGGCGACGCCACTCTTCATCTGGCGCCTCGCGCCCACCACCCGGGAGCTCTCGCTCGTCGCCCGCCAGCGGCGCCTGCTCACCCTGCCCCGCGTCATCTCCTTCCGGAGGAGGCTGCTGGTCTTCACCGCCTGTCTCGCGCTGACGCCGACGTGTTGGATGGCCTGCGCGTTCCTCGCCCCCTCGCCAACGCCCGGCACGATGTTCCTCTTCACCTTCACCGCGCTGGTCTGGGCCCCGATGAGTGCGTTCCTCGTCACCAAGGCCGTGTCCGGGCAGGTCAACGCCATCCGGAAGGCCGTGGACGGAGTGGTCGAGCGCTCGTCCACCCTGGACGTGGGGTACATCCCGGTGCAGCAGCCCGACACGCTCGGCGACCTGGCCGAGGGCATCAACAGCATGGTGGACCAGCTCAACGCGAGCGCCGTGACCAACCAAGAGCAGCTGGTGGAGCTGGACAGGCTCTACCGACAGGCCGCGGAAGCGCTGCGGCTCCGGGACGAATTCCTCCTGGTGGCTTCCCATGAGCTGAAGACGCCCTTGACGTCCCTCTCGCTGACCCTGGAGACGATGGAGCGGAAGCACCCAGCGGCGTTGGAGGAGCCGAAGGAACGTCTCAAGCGCGCCCGGCGCCAGGTCACCAGTCTCATCGGCCTGGTCGACGACCTCCTGGATGTCGGCCGTATCCAGCAGGGGCACCTGGAGCTGCGGCAAGCGCCCGTCTCCCTCGGCTCGCTCCTGGCCGAAGTCATCGCGAGCTTCCGCCCCCTCGCTCCGCGTCACCACCTCACCCTGGAGCTCCCGCAGGGGGAGGTCCCCGTGAAGGGAGACGCGGCGCGGCTGACGCAGGTCTTCAACAACCTCCTGGACAACGCCATCAAGTACAGTCCCGAGGGCGGAGCCGTCAGGGTGAAGCTCATGCGCGGCGAGGGCCTGGCTCGCGTGTCGGTCTCGGACGAGGGAGTCGGCATTCCCGCCGAGCAGTTTCCCGAGCTCTTCGAGCGCTTCTTCCGCGCCCGCACCACCACGACGAAGAGCTTTGGAGGACTGGGGCTCGGCCTCTACATCACCCGGAACCTGGTGGAGCGGCACGGCGGGCGCATCGACGTGCAGAGTGAGGTGGACCAGGGCACCACCTTCGTCGTGACATTCCCCGAGTTGCGCGAGGCCCAGCGGGAGGTGGCGTTCCCACCGCGGCAGGAAGCCCCTAGCGAAATGTAGGGGAGCCGGTGCGGCGGAAGCGGGCCAGGGCCAGCCCACCGAGGACCATGCCGATGAGCCCCACCCCCAGCGCCACGATGGCCCCACCCCGCCCGTTGCCGGTGCCGATACCACCGGCGGAGCGGACAATATGCAGCGCGCTGAGGACCATGCCGAGCAGTCCCACCCCCAGCGCCATGATGGCCCCGGGCCGCCCGGGGCCGGTGCCGATACGACCGGCGGCACGGGCCAGCGCCAGCCCACCGAGGACCACGCTGCTCAGCCCCACCACGGCGGCCACGGTGGCCCCGAGTCGCCCGGAGCTGGTGCCGAGCGGCGATGATGCGGCGTGGCTCACGCCCCCTACCAGCGCAACCGCCGCGAACAGCGCGACGCGCCCCCAAGACGACAGTCGAGACCTCTCCATGGCGTCGTTTCCTTTCCTCGCCCAGACGCTAGGAGCGGAGAAGGACGCGGGATTGGACGAATTTTACCCGTCGTCGCCCGGCAGCGCGACGTGGTGCTCCTTCACGGGCGCACCGCGGTGCCGAAGGAACGCCGCTGGGGAAAAGCCGGAGAACGCCACGAAGTCGCGGATCATGTGGGACTGGTCGAAGTAGCCGCACTCGAGTGCCAGCTGGGGCCAGTCCGGCACCGGAGGCAGCTCTGCCATCGCCAGCGTGCGCTGGAAGCGTCGCACGCGGCTGAAGAGCTTGGGCGTGATGCCGACGTCGGCGGTGAAGAGCTCGATGAACCGGCGGCGGCTGAGGTCCAGCTCCGCGGCGACATCACCGACGTTGCTTCCGCCGCCGAGGCGCTCGAGGGCGAAGTGCATCGCGCGCTGGCGTTCCGGCGTGGCGCGAAGCGAGGCGAGCAGCACCTCTTCGAGGATGCGGAAGCGCTCCACCGGGACGCGCGCCGAGCACAGGCGCTCGCGGAGCCGGCGTGCGCGAGCTCCCCAGAGCGTCTCCAGGTCGACGTGCGTATCCGCGAGCTCTCCCGGCGGGAGGCCGAGGACCGCGCGGGCGCCGCCGGGGCGGAAATGGACGCCGACCATGGAGGCGTGCTCGCGCGTGTCGATGACGAAGTAGCTGCGGTAGGCGCCGGAGACGACCGCGCCCGAGAAGCGGCGGCAGCGCGTCGGGTCGACCGGGTCGTAGATGCGAACCACGTCCTCGTGGAGGTTGACGACCAGCTCGAGCGTGCCGCTGGGAACGATGCGCTCCTGCGCGTGGGCCGGCGCGTCGCTGAGGGCCCAGAAGTACTCCACGAAGTCCGCGAGCGGCGCCATGGGGGCGTGGGAGGTGTAGAGCATCGGAACCTGGCGCGAGAGTATGGCACGGCCATGGGGTGTGCACGCCTGGCCCGTCGTCGCGTGCGGCGGACGTGCGATGATGCACTCGCATGGAGCGCCTGTCCTTCAGCATGGAACCCCTTGCCGTGGACGAGGAGCGGCTGACGTCGCTGCTGCCCGCCTTCACCGAGTACCGCTACGAGCTCACCGAGCCTCGCTACCCGTGGCGGCTCCCCGGCGTCGTCTTCCCGCTGGCGCCGCCCGCGGTGAACAACTGCTGCACCTTCGTCGAGGCCCTGACGGTGAGGGCCTTCTCCGACGCGCATGGCCCCGCCTTCGAATGGGACCTGCGCCGTCACCGTCAGATGATGGTGGAGTCCGACGACGACCCATTCTCGCCGGTGAAGGCCGCCGTGGAGAGCGGCATGGCGGTTCCCGCGCCGTCCCCGGACGCGCCACCCCACCCGTGGACGCTGGTGCAGGGCTGGCGCAACCAGTGGCGCTCCGGGCACACCTTCCTCGTCGTGGACCACCACCCGCCCACCGACAAGGTCCTGATGCTGGAGTCCACCCAGGCGTTCGGGCTCGATGGCGTCGGGTACCGAGGCATCGGCAATCTGCGCGACCAGGGAATCCAGCCCCCGACCCGGTGGTGGGAGCACCCTGAGGTGTGGACGTGGGGCCGCGTCCGCGCCACGTATCTCTTCCGGCAGCAGGCCTGGCTGAAGGTCCGCCATCGGAAGCTCTCGGGGCTTGATAGCGCGCCTCGCTGACCATGGTCCGTGATTCCTGCGTGCAGGAAGACGGAGCTGAAGACTCCAGACATCCGCAACACATGGTTGGCCAGCACCCGCCAGAGGGCGAAGAAGCCCTCGCGGAAGCCCGCGCCCTCGTCCGTGCTGGCCATCTGGAACTCGTAGCGCGCATACCGGCACAGCTCGTCCTCGGAGAAGTCCCGAATGGCCAGCGCACAGCCCCGCTTGCTGCCGTAGCGCCGGTACAGCGAGCCGACCGACATGCGCATCACCCGCGCCAGCTCCGCGGCCGAGGTGTTCTCGTAGCCGCGCTGCGCCATGACCGCCGCCGCCTCCTCCATCCGCGTGGCCACGAACTGCTGGTACAGCTCCATCATCTGCCCACCCCCTGCCGGACCGACCCGTCCGTGGAAGGAACGTTCCTTCCGCGAGGACCTTCCTACCGGGTGGGGCTGACATGTCGACGGAGGACGACCGGCCAGGTCACCGGGGACCACGGCCCACGGGAGGCCGGAAGCCCCCTCGGGGGTTCAGGCGATGCGGGCTCCCTCCAGGTCTCGAGTCGGCCCTCCGAGAGCCTGCCCATGGCAGGTCCCGAAGCCCCGGAGCGTCGGGCGCTGGCACGGCGTGGCCGCACCGGGGCTGTTCTTCCCGCCCTGGGGCTTCACCCTGTCAGGCCTCGCGACTTCTGATGACCTCGCTCCCGGATGGCGAGGTCGACGACGCGGCGCTTCGCCTGCTGGCGCGTGCGCCACGGCTTCGCCCCCTGGACATCACCCTGGAGGGGTCGTTGGCATCTGGGCGGTAGTAGGCCTCCATCAGTTGCCGGGTGGTGTCGTCGTTCACCTTCCACAGGCTCATCACCACCGTCTCGGCTCCCGCCACCACGAGCGCGCGGCGCAGCCCGTAGATGCCCTGCCCTTGCTTGACGTCGCCTCGGCTGGAGAAGAAGCGCGCGACGGCGAGGGAGCGCTCGGCACGCGCTGGAGCCTCTCCGCTGGAGGGACCGGCTGCTGGAGACGTGGCAGCAGGTCCTTGCCGGAGGTGAGATAGGCGAAGTCGAAGGTATCCACGAGGAAGCTCTTGCCGTCGTGAAGGGCGGCGAAGGGCACCATCGCCAGCTGGCCATCCGGTGAGACGAAGAGGCGTCGGGCGCTCAGGCAATCTGCGACTGCCGGATGCATGCCGCCGAGCACTGCCTCCATCAGCACCAGTGCATGTTCCATCTGCACCACAGCCTCGGCGTACTTGCCGGCCCCGCTGAGTGTCTCCGCCTCTTTCCCATTGCACGTCTGGGCCGCAACTCCCGACAGGTACCAGCTCGGCAAGGGGCCAGACTGCTCGACGGCATGCCGCCACCCTCGCGGGTTCCGTGGCTAGTGCCGCTGGCGTGCTCTCTCTAGTATCCGCTGCGGCTGGAGCCCCAGCCGCCCTCGAGAAGGAGCACATCATGAAGCGGTTGCAGGACAAGGTCGCGGTCATCACCGGCGGCGGCAGTGGCATCGGAGCGGCGACGGCCGCGCTCTTCGTCCAGGAGGGCGCCCGGGTGGTGGTGGTGGGCCGGAACGCGGAGAAGCTCCGCAAGACGGTGCAGGACATCAACCACGAGAACGTCAGCTACACCGTGGCGGATGTCTCGCAGGTCGAGGACACCCAGCGCTACCTCCGTGAAGCGGTGGAGCGCTACGGCGGGCTCGACATCCTGGTGAGCAACGCGGGCATCCAGGGGGAGTTCCACCCCATCTCCGACATCCCCGTGGAGTCCTTCGACGCGGTGATGGCCATCAACGTGCGCGGGACATGGCTGGCCATCAAGTACGCCTTCCCCGAGCTGCAGAAGCGCGGCGGCGGGAGCATCATCCTCACCTCCTCGGCGGGAGGCCTCGGTGGGATGGGAATCTCCTCGCCGTACGTGGCCAGCAAGCACGCCGTCGTGGGAATCGCGCGCGCGGCCGCCATCGACGGTGCGCCCCACCGCATCCGGGTCAACGCCGTATGCCCCGGCCCTGTCGACAACGACATGATGACCAACGTGGAGCGGACCCTGGGGGTCGGCAAGGAGGCCGAGATTCGGGCCTGGGTCGCCGGACGCGTGCCCCTCAAGCGCTTCGCCTCCAACGAGGAGGTCGCCCGGTTGAACCTCTTCCTCGCCAGCGAGGACAGCAGCTACTGCACCGGCGGCGCCTATCCCGTGGACGGTGGCTGGTCCTCCAGCCTGCCCTGAGCAGCGCGGCGCGGGCAGCACCTTCTCCCCGCTGCTCGCGCCCCTCTTCACCTGCTCGTTCCCTCCCCCGCCGCCTGGCCGTCGGGACGGACGCGCACGGACACTTGACTGAACGTGCTTTCAGGCACACGGTGCGCATGTGAAGGCGCGCCCCATCGACAATCCGCCCAACCCCTGGGCCAGCACCGCGGTGGAGTACCTGGACGAGATTCCGCCCTCGAAGCTGGAGGTGTTCGAGGACCACAGCCGGCAGGTGGTGTCGCGCAACGACAGCCCGGACGTGTGCTTCACCTGGAGCGTCAACCCGTACCGCGGCTGCCTGCACGCCTGCGCCTACTGCTACGCGCGCCCCTCGCACCAGTACCTGGACCTGGGCGCCGGCACGGACTTCGAGACGAAGCTGGTGGTGAAGCCGCGCGCTCCGGAGCTGTTGCGCGAGGCCTTCGAGAAGCCGTCGTGGAAGGGCGAGACGGTCGTCTTCAGCGGCGTCACCGACTGCTACCAGCCGCTGGAGGCGTCCCTGCGCCTCACGCGCGGCTGTCTGGAGGTCTGCGCCGAGTACCGCAACCCGGTGGGCATCATCACCAAGGGCGTGCTGATTGAGCGGGACATCGACGTCCTCCAGCGCCTGGCCCGGGACGCGCGGCTGTGGGTGAGCGTCAGCCTGCCCTTCCACAACGCGGAGCTCGCCCGCGCCATGGAGCCCTACGCGGCGTCACCCCAGCGGCGGCTGCTCGCCATTCAGCGGCTCACCGAGGCCGGCATCGACGTGGCGGTGTCCGTGGCCCCCATCATCCCGGGGCTCAACGACGAGGACATCCCCCGGGTGCTCGCCGCGGCGCGCGAGGCGGGCGCCACCCGCGCCCACCACACCCTGGTGCGCCTGCCCGGCCCGGTGCAGGAAGTCTTCACGGAGCGCCTGCGCGCGAAGCTGCCCCTGCGCGCCGAGCGCGTGCTGCACCGCATCCGCGAGACGCGCGGCGGGGAGCTCACCGACTCGCGCTTCAAGAGCCGCATGCGTGGCGAGGGGCTCTACGCGGAGACCATTCACCGCCTCTTCCACACGGCGGCGCGCAAGGTGGGCATCCGCACCTCGTCCGTCACCGAGCACGACGCCCCGGACACCTTCCGGCGCCCGGAGCGCAAGCCGCCGCCCACCCCGCAGCTCA is from Pyxidicoccus xibeiensis and encodes:
- a CDS encoding SDR family NAD(P)-dependent oxidoreductase; the protein is MKRLQDKVAVITGGGSGIGAATAALFVQEGARVVVVGRNAEKLRKTVQDINHENVSYTVADVSQVEDTQRYLREAVERYGGLDILVSNAGIQGEFHPISDIPVESFDAVMAINVRGTWLAIKYAFPELQKRGGGSIILTSSAGGLGGMGISSPYVASKHAVVGIARAAAIDGAPHRIRVNAVCPGPVDNDMMTNVERTLGVGKEAEIRAWVAGRVPLKRFASNEEVARLNLFLASEDSSYCTGGAYPVDGGWSSSLP
- a CDS encoding antibiotic biosynthesis monooxygenase, whose translation is MKRILLSCLTLIALPACGGEEAPPAVVQEDPLADCTRDRMEADLQDAPLAGPAVRADGTLEPGRYIVSSTYLRLRPEPAALARFQELMGPISDSLRAQQGLVALQTASSERCGTARTLSVWRDEAAMYAFVTGSAHQAAVDSVREVSRGGSIVTHWADDERGATWSKAARQLGADPGPFY
- a CDS encoding MBL fold metallo-hydrolase, whose amino-acid sequence is MPQTDSSPRTQRPAVPPERTGRRDFLRAALSLAAGTALLPPGTSRAAKPDDSATLRAQRLAWAGVRLQLGRDTLFLDPLLDPAVWGPALKDPLVPLDVADGGRFVLVTHRHPDHFDRVAVRKVLGDTGTLVCAPDTATAAAAAGFRVRSAPLYEPVLLNDFTATAVPAADGYGDTQVSWVVSGGGRRIIHCGDTLWHGSWWHIGRQFGPFDAAFLPINGARFGWRKPVSDVHAVLTPEQAVAAAVVLGARLLVPIHYGVAASEDYQEVPDAEALLLAAARKRKVNVELARPGEWLTWQPRTR
- a CDS encoding DUF6223 family protein gives rise to the protein MERSRLSSWGRVALFAAVALVGGVSHAASSPLGTSSGRLGATVAAVVGLSSVVLGGLALARAAGRIGTGPGRPGAIMALGVGLLGMVLSALHIVRSAGGIGTGNGRGGAIVALGVGLIGMVLGGLALARFRRTGSPTFR
- a CDS encoding helix-turn-helix domain-containing protein, with product MLYTSHAPMAPLADFVEYFWALSDAPAHAQERIVPSGTLELVVNLHEDVVRIYDPVDPTRCRRFSGAVVSGAYRSYFVIDTREHASMVGVHFRPGGARAVLGLPPGELADTHVDLETLWGARARRLRERLCSARVPVERFRILEEVLLASLRATPERQRAMHFALERLGGGSNVGDVAAELDLSRRRFIELFTADVGITPKLFSRVRRFQRTLAMAELPPVPDWPQLALECGYFDQSHMIRDFVAFSGFSPAAFLRHRGAPVKEHHVALPGDDG
- a CDS encoding LytR/AlgR family response regulator transcription factor, with product MRVLVVDDEEPARRRLGRMLRELAGVEVVGEAGDAEETLRQVGALRPDLLMLDIHMPGMDGLTLAQLHTDLPPIIFVTAHDEHAVRAFEVNAVDYLLKPVRPERLASAVERARQRRLASREAVSRALEAVRPAGASTRIVTSTAGTLRFFDARDIPRFWSSDKYTVFLAEGVEQMTEEPLSALEERLRGAGFLRVHRGELVHTGSIKALRATDGIHEVELRDGQVARVSRRLLAEVKRGLGLD
- a CDS encoding sensor histidine kinase; this translates as MAWMQQVWTRRTIDCLVVGIPFEILTSICFAKLLPLAAWQATEAFVAVALVVFSCEELLLALLLRWALQPVERWRSVRGTLDETDAVIHQALLRAYYTPRWFTVAWGASWALALSSLPAVLALLLPERVRLGERELLLTGLIVLATVSAKAVVATPLFIWRLAPTTRELSLVARQRRLLTLPRVISFRRRLLVFTACLALTPTCWMACAFLAPSPTPGTMFLFTFTALVWAPMSAFLVTKAVSGQVNAIRKAVDGVVERSSTLDVGYIPVQQPDTLGDLAEGINSMVDQLNASAVTNQEQLVELDRLYRQAAEALRLRDEFLLVASHELKTPLTSLSLTLETMERKHPAALEEPKERLKRARRQVTSLIGLVDDLLDVGRIQQGHLELRQAPVSLGSLLAEVIASFRPLAPRHHLTLELPQGEVPVKGDAARLTQVFNNLLDNAIKYSPEGGAVRVKLMRGEGLARVSVSDEGVGIPAEQFPELFERFFRARTTTTKSFGGLGLGLYITRNLVERHGGRIDVQSEVDQGTTFVVTFPELREAQREVAFPPRQEAPSEM
- a CDS encoding LysR substrate-binding domain-containing protein, translating into MLELRHFKLIAAVADTGSLAAASRQLHLTSSALSHQLRDAEERLGVRLFQRRQRRLLLTGAGEKLLDSARRVLSEVAQAEALCRAHPQDDLLRLSTGCYTVYGWLPPILGQWQAEYPRAELRIVLEATRQPLDALLNGGLDLALTTDVPRQARLAQTALFEDELLLVVPAGHALARRGHVTAEQLVSEHLLTYAAPREQLDVFTRVLWPASVEPQRVSPVPLTEALIELVRGGVGVTALPGWMLPAQRHGLHALRLTPRGIRRRWSAVTRTSRQRPASLTRFIQLLRERFSSGGPKAPQLPLGLV
- a CDS encoding PA0069 family radical SAM protein; its protein translation is MKARPIDNPPNPWASTAVEYLDEIPPSKLEVFEDHSRQVVSRNDSPDVCFTWSVNPYRGCLHACAYCYARPSHQYLDLGAGTDFETKLVVKPRAPELLREAFEKPSWKGETVVFSGVTDCYQPLEASLRLTRGCLEVCAEYRNPVGIITKGVLIERDIDVLQRLARDARLWVSVSLPFHNAELARAMEPYAASPQRRLLAIQRLTEAGIDVAVSVAPIIPGLNDEDIPRVLAAAREAGATRAHHTLVRLPGPVQEVFTERLRAKLPLRAERVLHRIRETRGGELTDSRFKSRMRGEGLYAETIHRLFHTAARKVGIRTSSVTEHDAPDTFRRPERKPPPTPQLSLF